Proteins from a genomic interval of Sphingobacterium sp. SYP-B4668:
- the atpC gene encoding ATP synthase F1 subunit epsilon gives MKLTIITPDKLVYEGTVTAVTVPGSAGSFQILKNHAAIVSTLEDGKVIIKVSNNEEILNIKGGVVEVKDNVITVLAEGIIEE, from the coding sequence ATGAAACTTACAATTATTACTCCTGACAAGTTGGTCTACGAGGGTACGGTTACAGCAGTAACGGTGCCTGGATCTGCTGGCTCATTCCAGATACTAAAGAACCATGCTGCTATCGTCTCTACGCTAGAGGATGGTAAGGTGATTATTAAGGTCAGTAACAATGAAGAAATCCTTAATATTAAAGGCGGAGTAGTGGAAGTAAAAGACAATGTTATTACTGTCCTGGCGGAGGGCATTATAGAAGAATAG